A region of Candidatus Zixiibacteriota bacterium DNA encodes the following proteins:
- a CDS encoding HAMP domain-containing protein, which produces MLKNLKLNFKLILIFLLIGLIPMGTVGIISLNKAKTALNDKAFNQLISLRDVKSTQISNYFGERMGDVTVLSTNPTVVEAMQRYAETFSSGGALSSEYRQVDKQFSPWLTQYEKEYGYYDLFLISPDGDIVYTVEKEPDFATNLVRGRFSSENIADLFKKARNETAMVDFDHYAPSNGTAASFVGAPVKDENGQFVGVVALQLAIGQINKIMQDRSGLGESGETYLVGSDLYMRSDSRFSDQSTILAQKIDTKTAKAAANGETGAEIVKDYRGINVLSAYAPIDILGMRWGILAEIDESEAFAATHALQNAIMIIALLMGVVIVAVGWFFARSISQPISNVANIAEQIATGDINQNVTYESGDEIGQLANSFRSLVTYMQEMAGAATKVAEGDLTVAINAKSHRDVLGTAFARMTGNLEQIVRELTDNATQLVSAATEISSSSEQMAAGANDQTQQAAQVATAIEEMTATIMESTKNASEASELAKAASDNANQGNNVVADTINSMQ; this is translated from the coding sequence GTGTTAAAGAATCTCAAACTTAATTTCAAGCTTATCCTCATCTTTTTGCTGATCGGTTTGATTCCGATGGGCACTGTCGGGATAATCAGTCTCAATAAAGCCAAAACAGCTTTAAATGACAAAGCCTTCAACCAATTGATTTCGCTCCGGGACGTTAAATCGACCCAGATTTCAAACTACTTCGGTGAACGGATGGGGGATGTCACGGTCCTTTCCACCAACCCAACGGTTGTGGAAGCGATGCAGAGATATGCCGAGACATTCTCATCCGGTGGAGCGCTCTCCTCTGAATATCGCCAGGTCGACAAGCAGTTTTCTCCCTGGCTGACTCAGTATGAGAAGGAATACGGTTACTATGATCTGTTTTTGATTTCACCGGACGGTGATATCGTCTACACAGTCGAAAAGGAGCCGGATTTCGCTACCAATCTGGTACGCGGCCGTTTTTCTTCTGAGAATATCGCCGATCTCTTCAAAAAAGCGCGCAACGAGACTGCCATGGTAGACTTCGATCACTACGCGCCTTCCAATGGAACCGCGGCCTCCTTTGTAGGCGCGCCGGTTAAAGACGAAAATGGCCAGTTCGTCGGTGTAGTCGCCCTGCAGCTGGCGATCGGACAGATTAACAAGATCATGCAGGATCGCAGCGGTCTGGGTGAGTCGGGTGAAACTTACCTGGTTGGCTCTGACCTGTATATGCGTTCCGATTCACGATTCTCGGATCAGTCCACAATTCTTGCACAAAAAATCGACACTAAGACTGCTAAGGCCGCCGCCAATGGCGAAACAGGTGCTGAAATTGTAAAAGATTATCGCGGGATCAATGTTCTGTCGGCCTATGCTCCGATCGATATCCTCGGTATGCGTTGGGGAATCCTGGCCGAGATCGATGAATCTGAGGCGTTTGCCGCCACCCATGCTCTGCAAAACGCGATTATGATCATCGCCTTACTGATGGGCGTGGTGATCGTCGCTGTCGGCTGGTTCTTTGCCCGCTCAATTTCACAGCCGATTTCAAATGTTGCAAATATTGCCGAGCAAATCGCTACCGGCGATATCAATCAGAATGTTACCTATGAATCCGGCGATGAGATCGGCCAGCTGGCCAATTCATTCCGTTCATTGGTCACCTATATGCAGGAGATGGCTGGAGCTGCCACCAAGGTTGCCGAGGGCGACCTGACTGTAGCGATTAATGCCAAATCGCATCGAGACGTGTTGGGCACTGCCTTTGCCCGTATGACCGGCAACCTGGAACAGATCGTGCGTGAGCTGACTGACAATGCTACCCAGCTTGTCTCAGCGGCGACTGAGATATCATCATCGTCTGAGCAGATGGCGGCTGGTGCTAACGATCAGACCCAGCAGGCCGCCCAGGTAGCGACCGCGATCGAGGAGATGACCGCCACGATCATGGAATCGACTAAGAACGCTTCCGAGGCCTCCGAACTGGCCAAGGCGGCTTCCGACAATGCCAACCAGGGCAACAATGTCGTGGCCGACACTATCAACAGCATGCAG